DNA from Luteolibacter yonseiensis:
CACATCCGCCGCCATTTCCTCCTCGCCGTGATTCCATACGATTCCTAGCAGATCGACAGGCACGCCTGCGATCTCGATCGCGGCCATCTGGTTCAGCAGCAAGGTGATGCCCGCGTCCCGGACCCCTTTTTCAAACGCGGGCGCGTCGTCGAAGAGATCGTGGTTTCCCTCGATGACATACACTCCGGACTTCGCGCGGAGCTGTCGCAGCATGTGCACCGCCAGAGGAAGATCCCGGATGGTGTTGTCGATGAGATCGCCGGTGAAAAGCACCAGATCCGCGTCCAGTCCGTTGGTTGCTTTCACGATCTCGTCCAGAACCCGTCCCTTTGTGAACTTGCCCACATGGGTATCCGTCACATGGGCGATCCTCAACCCGTCCAAGGCGGCGGGGAGGTCCGGCAATGCCACCGTCAGCTCGCGAATGCGGAAACGCGTCATCCTCGGCAGGCTGAAGGCACCGGTGCCGTAGGTCGCCACCACCGGCAATGTTATTGCCAGGGTCCCCAACAACTGCCGCCGGGTCCATGGTTCTTCCGCGATGGGAGAAGGTAAGGGTGTGGATTTCCTGTTGAAGAGCCTTTTGTAAATCGAACCAACCGCCCACACCAGCATTGTCGGCAGGCCCAGGAACGGCAGGAAAATCAATCCCCACAACAAAACCAGCGCGTACAGCACGGCGGGGATCGGCATGGTCACCGTGTTCGCCCTGCCCAGCAGCACCCAGACGTAGCCGGCCAGCAGCACCGCCACCATCAGGCCCAGTGTCCACTTGATCCCGGCTGGAGCGGCCAACCGTTTAAGCCGCCGGTGTGCCCAGAACCACCAGGCGAGGGAAAGCAACGGGATTCCGAGAATGATGAAGTAAACGACAGGCATAAGCGACAGCGCCGCAACCTAACCGGGTTTGCTGTCCTGTCCACTTCCGCCAAGGGGAAATATCCGACGGGGTGGAACTCCGGCCTTCTGCCTCCCGACCAGCCGCTTTCAATATTCCGCCCGTCCCGGACAGACGGAATAAATCTACACCAGCGCTTTTGTAGATTTCAGCGTGTCGATGTCCTCCAGGGTTTTGTCGCGGCGGATGGACTTGATGCGGGGGAATCTCAGCGCCAGTCCGGAGTCGTGGCGGGAAGAGGGGATGATGGCGTCGAAGGCGATTTCGAGCACGATGTCCGGCTTCACGTGATGCTTGAGCTTCTCCTTGCGCAGCGTGTTCCGCTTGAAATGGGCGGTGAGTTCCGCGGTTTCCTCGTCGCTGAGGCCGGAGTGGGTCTTGCCCAGGATGCAAAGTTTCCCCGAGATTTCGTCACGGATGGCGAAGGTATAGTCGGTGAGGATGTCCGGCCGCAGGCCTTGCCTCTGCCGGGCGATGACGACGACGCAGTCGAGCGTGGGCATCACCCCCTTGAGCTTGATCCACGAGTTTTCACGGCGGCCGGGCAGGTAGATGCCGGAGGGGTCCTTCGCGACCAGCCCTTCATGATTGTTCTGGAGCGAGTGCTTGAAGGTGGCCTCGATTTCCGCCGCATTTTCCGCCGCGTAGATGGTGATGGTTTCAAAAGGGGCGGCGAGAGCGAGTGACTCCAGCTTGAGGTGCCGTTCGACCAACGGCTGGCCCAGAAGGTCCGCGCCTTGATGCCAGAGGAGGTCGAAGGCGATGAAACGGGAAGGGGAGGCCGGCGGAAGATCCTTGTCTGTCAGAAAAAGATCACCGCTTGTTTGTTTGGGTGGCTGGCGCTTTTGCAAATCACGCGGCTTGAGCTTGCGGCCATCGGTGTAGGCGATGATTTCACCGTCGAGGATGAAATCGCCGCTGATTTTTCCCGCGGCGGCGACGAGTTCGGGAAACCTGGCGTTGATCGGCCTGAGATCGCGGGAGAAGAGGGTGACCTCGTCGCCCCGTTTGTGGAGCTGCGCGCGGATGCCATCATACTTCGCCTCCAGCCAATAGGGGGGAGGGAACGGGAGTTTTTCAAACAGGGGGCGGGTGTCCGTTTCATCATGCCCGGGCGACGAGGCCAGCATGCATTTGACCGGGATGCCCACCCGCAGGCCGGCTTCGGCGAGCCTGCCATGTTTGGCCAGCAGGATGGTTTCCCCGATGTCTCCGGAGAGCATGTGCGCGTCCCGCACACTGGCGGAGTCCAGCTTGAAGACCGCGGCGATGGCATCCTCGATGTGCTCCGCCTTGAGTCCCACGCGGAGATCTCCGGTGAGCAGCCTGACGATGGTCTCGCTCTCGACCGGATGCAGTGTCGAAAGGCGCGCGGCAAGCAGGGAGATGCGGTCCAGATCGCTGGCCGTGGCGAGAAGTGTTTGGAAAAACGTTTCAAGTCCGGCGAGATCGAGCGGTTCCGGACGGATCTGGATTTCCTGCAGCACAAGCCGTGCGGTGCGGGCTGTGTCGCTCTGGGCGTGTGAGATCTCGCGATAGCGTTCCTCCCGGACGCTGGGCAGGGAGAGCAGCGCGTGACGGATGCCGGCGTCGCTGAAACGCAGGGTGGCTTGTCCCGGCTTGCCGGGGAGAGCCTGGCCGGTCAGCCAGATGGCGGAAAGGCTGAGTTCCTGCTCGGTGGTCAGGCCGCGCAGGTAGGTGGCGATGTATTCGGTTTTCGAAACCCGGCTGCTGGTTTCACCGATGAGACGGCAAAGGTCCCCGAAATCCGCGAGCGTGCAGATGGCGCGGATGTGGCGCGTGGTGCCCGAACCGCCGCCACGCTGCGCGGCTTGGTTGATGGAAAGCTCCAGTTGGTCGTCCCCCATGGCGCACCAGGCTTCCATGCCTTTCGCGCGGAGTTCCCGGGCGAATTCCCGGGCGAAGCCGTGGACGGTCAGGATCCGCTTCGGGCGGACGCGCTGGATGCATTCCAGAAGTCCGGTGTGATCCGCATGATCGGAAAGAGGGAAGATTTCATCCACCGAATAGCGGAATTTCGCGCCTTTTTGCATCGCCCAACCGGTGAGCATGGCGGTGCGTTTGGATTTCAATCCGCGGAGAAGTTTCGAGCGGATGGTGCTGGGCGGTGCGATGACGACATGGCCCGGTGGCGCGTGACCGTCGAATTCCACAGGTTCGGGCAGCGTTTCCACGCCCACCTCGCGGCAGGCCCTGGTCATGGCGGCGACCGTCGGATGAAGCAGGGCCGGGATGCCGTGTTCGGTGAGAAGGGCCAGGGCTTCCTGGGCTTTCCCCAGCGCATAGCCGAAGAGGACGGGTGTCTCGCCATCGGCAAAGGCGTCATGGACGAAGCGCAGGATGCCGGCCTCGATCTCCATGCTGCCGGGAAATTCGTAATTCGGCAGACCAAAGGTGGTCTCCAGAATGAGGGTGTCGGCATTGAGGAAGTTGACCGACTCCGCCGTCCTGCCGCGACGGGTCTTGAAATCTCCGGTGTAGAGCAGGCTCGCGTTGTCCTTGATGCGGGTGATGTGGAGCATCGCCGAGCCGGAAATGTGGCCTGCGGGAAGGAGCCGGAGGCGGAACCCGTCACGCACCACAGGCACATGGAAGGACACGGCTTCGATCCTGCTTTCCGCCAGATGAAAACGTTTGTGAACCAGCGCCGCGGTGACTTCCGAGCAGAGCGCGGATTCATGCCGTGCGAAGTGATCCGCGTGGGCGTGGGAGACGAACGCCCGTGGCTTCGCATCCCATGGGTCCAGCCACAGGTCGAGCTCGGGTAGATATAATCCACGTTTGAATCTGACTTCGATCAATGTGCGGAAAGCCTAGACCTAGTGCGGGCTGATGGCCAAGGGAAAGTGGAGAAACTGCCGGAGGCGCGGTCCGGATACACGGGAAATGGAAGAACTCAGGGTATCACCCCGCGTTTATTTACCGATGCAGAAACTGCTGAAAATAACGCCAAGCAGGTCTTCCGTGTCGACCTTGCCCGGGATTTCTCCAAGGGCGTCCAGTGCCTCTCGCAGGTCGATGGCGGCGAGTTCCTGATCCCCCGACAAATCCTCCAGGAGAGCCAGGGCCGCGAGCAGGGAGGTCCGGGCCATTTGCAGGCTGGCCTGATGCCGGGCGTTGATGGCGACGGCGTGCTCTCCCCAGTCGGCCTCGCTGAAATGAAGCGTGTCGCTGATGGCTTGGGAGAGTTGTTCGAAGCCATCGCCCTTGTCGCAGGAGATCCGCACGGCGGAAACCTCCGCCCACGACGGATGTTCCCCGAGATCGGTTTTGTTGAGGACGAGAATGTGCTTGGCCGAGGTTGCGGGCGATGCCGCGTCAGCGGGGCGGGGGCCGCTGGCATCCGCGATTTCCAGAAGAAGATCCGCGGCTTCGATCTGCCTCACCGTCCGTTGGATTCCTTCCGCCTCGATGCGGTCGTCCGACTCGCGCATTCCGGCGGTGTCGACCAGCCGCAGGGGGATGCCATGGAGGTTGATGATTTCCTCGATGGTGTCGCGGGTGGTTCCGGCGATGTCGCTGACGATGGCCCGCTCGAATCCGAGCAGGCGGTTCAGCAGGCTGGATTTTCCGACGTTCGGCTCGCCGAAGATCACGGTGCGGACACCCTCGCGCAACACACGGCCCTGGTCGGCGGTGGAGAGCAGGGAATCCACGACCGCGAGGACCGAGCCGACGCGGCCACGCAGCAGCACGCCGGTCTGGGGATCGATGTCCTCCTCCGGGAAATCGATCCACGCTTCCAGATGGGCGAGGGTTTCCAGGAGCATGTCCCGGGCCTCGGTGGTGCGGCGTCCGAGCGTGCCTTCAAGCTGGCTGCGCGCCGCACGCAGGGAGAGCCGTGTCTGTGCGGAAATGAGATCCATGACGCCCTCGGCTTGCGTGAGGTCGAGTTTTCCATTCAGGAACGCCCGCTGGGTGAATTCGCCCGGACCTGCGGCGGTGGCCCCACAGGCGAGGAAGCGGGACAGCACTTCCCGCGTGACCAACATGCCGCCGTGGCCGGTGAATTCGACACTGTCTTCACCGGTGTAGCTGTTGGGACCGCGGAACACGGTGAGAAGCCCGTCATCGAGGATCTCCCCGTTTTCATCCCGGATGTGGCAGTAGCGTGCGGCTCGCGGCACGGAGGTGGATGCCTTGCCGGCGGTGGCGAGATCGGCGACCTGCAGCGCGCGGGGACCGGAAATTCTCACAAGCGAGACCGCGCCGACGCCTACAGGCGTGGCGATGGCCACGATGGTGGTGCGGGAAGGATCCGAAATGGCGTGCATCCGTGGAAGTTGCTTCTTCGTTTTTACGATACGTGTCTCCCAGCCATCAAGGCCGGGGAATCCCAGCGGATGCCGGTTTCGGAAGATCGGTGGCGTCTCAAACCGCCGCTGCGGCGAGCACCGAATCCAGGACCTCGAGGCAGCGCTTGTTCTGCTCTTCGGTCCCGATGGAGATGCGCACCCAGTCCGGGAGCTTGTAGCTGCTCATGGCGCGGACGATGACGCCCTGCTTGAGCATGTCACGGAAGACGCGATCGCCTTCGCCGGTTTTGACAAGCAGGAAGTTCGCATGGCTGGGGACGAATTCCAAGCCACGCGCGGCGAGTTCCTTTTCATAAAAGGCCATCCCGGCGGAGTTCACCGCGCGGGTCTTCGCGATGTGCTCCGCATCAGCCAAGGCTGCGAGAGCCCCTGCCTGGGCGATGCTGTTCACATTGAAAGGTTGGCGGGCCTTCTGCAGAAGCGTCGCGACATTTTTCGAAGCCAGACCGTAGCCGACGCGCAGTGCCGCGAGACCGTGGATCTTGGAAAAGGTGCGGAGCACGCAGACGTTCCTGCCCTCGCGGACATACTTCAGCGTGTCCGGCGGATTGTCCGGGAATTCGTAATACGCCTCGTCGAAGACGACGATCACATGTTCCGGCACGCGTGCCATGAAGCGGTCGATGGCGGCCTGGTCCACCATGGTGCCTGTCGGGTTGTTCGGATTCGCGATGAAAACGAGGCGTGTGTTCTCGTTGATCGCATCCGCCATGGCGTCGAGATCGTGGAGGAATCCCGGATCCTCGACCTCCACATATTTCGCGCCGAAGAGCGTGGCCATCAGCTTGTAAACGACGAAGGCGTGTTTCGCGGCGATGAGCTCCGCGTCGCGGTTCAGGAAGGTGTGGCAGAGCAGTTCGATGATTTCGTTCGAACCATTTCCCAAGATGATGTTGGAGATCTCCATGTCGAACGATCCGGCGATGGCGCTGCGCAGGCGGTAGCCGCCGCCGTCCGGATAGATGTGCGATTCTTCGAGAGCCTCACGCATCGCCGCCTTCGCAAGCGGCGAGGGGCCCAACGGGTTCTCATTCGAGGCGACCTTGACGATTTGTGAAGGATCCAGACCGAGCTCGCGCGCGGTTTCGTCGATGGGCTTTCCTGGCTCATAGGCCACGAGGTCACACACAAACCGGTTCGCGTATTGGTCAATCGTCATCGCGGGAATCAGTAGGGCGCGGGCCCCGTTTGGTCAACGGTTGGCTTTGAGAAGTGTTTCGAATTTTACGAGCGCTTCATCGTAAACGGCCGCGAGGGAACGGTCGGGCTGGAGGGTGGAACCGGCGGAAGCCTTGCAGAAAACGTCCTGCAGGGCCTCGAGATCGTGGCCATCCGCCGCCGCGGCGACGAGCGCCGCACCGAGGGCCGCGGAGTTCGAGACGTCCAGCCGCTCGACCGGGGCTTGGAAGATGTCGGCGACAAGCCGGGCGATGCCGTCGTTCTTGGATGCTCCGCCGGTGAGGCGGATGCGCTCGGTCTTGACGCCCATCCACCCGGAGTGCAGGCGCATGTTCAGGAACTGCCCTTCCAGCAGCGCACGAACTTGGAGGCCGGGGTTTTCAGCGGATTCAAACTCGGCGGACCCTTGCAGCACTGGTCCGGTGAAGTCGTGGCGCGGGGTGATTTCAGGGCCGTAGAACGGCAGCATCTGGTTTTTTCCCGCCGCATCCGAGGTGGCGGCGAGCGCGGGTTGGTCGAAGGCCGACCAATCAAGACCGAGTTGGTCACGCAGCGCCTCACGGGCGAGGGAGCCGTTGCGGAAACAGATGAGCGACATGAAGCCGCCGGCGGGATTTCCGAAGACATGACCGAAGCCGTTCGGATCGGTCTTCGGCCCCGGCATGGCGGCGAAGAACGTGTCGCTCGTGCCGAGGGAGATCACGATGTTTCCCGGTGTGGTGGCACCCATGCCGACGAGCGAGGCGGGATTGTCTCCGGTGAAAAGCGCGGTGCGGCAATTTTCCGAGATCCCGTATTTTTTTGTGAAATAGGGGGAAACCGTGCCTTGGACGCTGGTTTGTGGCGCGGGGGGTAAAAGCTTGGAACCCAGATCCGGAGCCGTGGCGGCCAGGAGCTCGGTGTCCCAGCCGAGTTTGGCCAGGCCGAGCAGGTTCATGCCCGCGCCGTCACCGAAGTCGATGGGCACGGACTTTCCGGCGATGACCGAAGCGATGAAGGAGCTGACGAGATGGATGCGGGCGGTTTTCCCATAAGCGGCAGGGTCGGTCTTGTAAAACCGGCGGATCTGAGGGCCGGTGAAGCGTTCGATGGCGATCGATCCGCTGCGGGCGCAGACAGCCGCAGGGCCGCCGGTGGCGGAGGTGATCTCGGCGCACTCGGTTCCGGTGGAGGTGTCCATCCAGATGGGAGATGTCGCGCGGGTGAGGGAGGGGGAGAGCTGGGTGGACAGGTTTTGGGAAATATCCAGGCCCGCGAGGCGGCTGTCGAAGGTGCTGTCCAGATAAACCGAACCGTGTTGCTGGCCGGACCCCGCGATCATCCGGATTTTCGAGAGATCCGTCTCCGCCGCGAGACGTGTGAAGAGGAGGTCGAGCGCGTCGAGCCACATCAGGGGATTCGCATGGACCTCCCCATCCCTGCCACCGGGGATGAAGCCGCTGGGTGAGCCGTATTCGGGGAGGCTGCTCCCGAAGTTCACGGAAAGCTGGCAGGTGATTTCGCCGGAACCGGGGTCGATGATGACGGCGGTGAGGGATTGGGTGGAGGAGTCGAGTCCGAGAAACATGAATCCAGTCTTTCTTGCCGGGTGATTTTTCCAAGCGGGAAAATCACCCCATGCGTGGTAGGAATGAAAAAGGCGGTTGCTTTCGCAACCGCCTTCGGAGGTATGTCAGGTGCTATGACCCGGAGCCGGCTCAGAAGCCGACGCTGAGGAGGGAACCTGCGACGAATTCGTTTTCGGTGCTGTTCCAGAGGCTGCCGGTGCTTTCACCGAGAGCGATGGAGTAGGCAGCGAATGGGGAAAGCTTCGCGTGTTCGGCAAAGCCCCAGTCGAGGGAGACCTTGGTGGTCAGGGCGGTGAAGTCACCACCTTCGATGAGGTAGCCGAGGTTGCCACCGACGTTGAGGGTGAGGCACTGGTTCAGTTCGAAAGCGCGGCTGAGGGCGAGTTCGCTGTAACCTTCGTTGCCACCGTCGTTTTCGATGATGTCCCAGAAGTAGGTCAAGGAAGCCGTTGCGAAGCCAAGGTCGCGGGAGAGCGAGAAGTAAACTTCCTGATCGTCCGTGCCACCGTTGGTGTTGTCGAGGTTCCAGTAGTAGATGTAGCCCACGGAAGCGGTCGCGAATCCGAAGTCCTTGCCGACTTCGGTGTAGAGATCGACTTCGCTGTCGATGTCGTTCGAGGTGCCGTCTTGGTCGAAAGCGGCAGCCCAGACGCCACCGCTGATGCTCAAGCCGTTCCACTCGGCAGCGGCGTCAACGCCGACTTCGACGAGGTCGTCACCAAGCTCAACTCCACGGAAGAGGTAGGAGCTGGTGTATCCGGTGTGGAGTTCGTATTCGACTTCCGCGTTAGCGTTGCCAGCCACGAGGGCGGAGGCAGCGGCCAAGGCGCCAATGGTTTTGCAGTAGTTGTGCATCTTGTTATGTTGGTTTTCGGTTGCTGCTTCGTCCGTGGCTGCCGATGTCGACAGACAGGAGCGAGTCGGATTCAGCGTCCTGCATGCCGCATAGCAGCTGGAAACTTTCCGTTGGCGCGAATATTTCACCTTTCCGAAAGATGTGTCCAGAAATTAATTGGCATGCGGATTCAGGTTCCGCACGACGAGGGGATAGGATTCCGGCCGGGGGGATGGCAAGAGAGAATCTCCAGTTTCCCTGTTTTTTCCAAAACAGTTGCGGCTTGTTGTCAGTGGATTAGCTCGAATTGTCATATTGGCACGGGCCTTGCTTATTGCCGCTCATCTCCCGCGAATTTGGAATTCCCGGGCTCAAGCAACCAATCATCCGATTAACCCTGACCACCATGACCAGTCGATACCTATGTAAAGTGCGAGCCCTCACGGCGGCCGCGATCGCTTCCATCGCCATTCCCATGTGTATGACCGCGCATGCGCAAGAGGCGGCCACTCCTCCGCCGGCCGCGGAGGCCGCGGCACCTGCCGCGGCGACGCCGACTCTTGAAGAACGGATCGCGGATGTGGAAGCCTATATGAACAACGTCGCCCGTCCGGAAAAAGCGAGCGGTGCGACATCGCTCGTTGCCGGACCTGGTCCTGGCACGAACGCCTGGCAGATGGTCAGCACGGCCCTGGTGCTGTTCATGACGCTTCCGGGTCTCGCCCTTTTCTACGGTGGTCTCGTCCGACGCAAGAACGTGCTTTCCGTTCTCGCGCAATGTCTTGGAATCGCCTGCGTCGTCACTCCTCTCTGGTGGTTGTGCGGATACAGCCTCTCCTTCGGGGTGGATGCGAAGAGCGCGTTCATCGGTGACTTCAGCAACATGATGTTCAAAGGCGTCGAGCCGGGAAATGTTGGTGCCGGTTACTACTGGATCTCCGACAGCATGTGGGCCATGTTCCAGCTCACCTTCGCGATCATCACGCCCGCCCTCATCATCGGCGCCATCGCCGAGCGCATGAAGTTCGCGGCCATCATGGCCTTCGTGGTGATCTGGATGTTCGCAGTCTACTTCCCATTCGCCCACATGGTGTGGTCCACGGTCGGCTTCATGTGCGGACCTCTCAACCCTGCCGCCGGCATCAAGGCCATCGACTTCGCAGGTGGCACGGTCGTTCACATGACCTCCGGCTGGTCCGCTCTGGTTCTCTGCCTCATCCTCGGCAAGCGCAAGGGCCTTGGCAAGGAGTCGATGGCTCCCCACAGCATGGTTCTCTGCATGGTCGGCACCGGCATGCTCTGGGTCGGCTGGTATGGATTCAACGCCGGCTCCGCTCTTGGTGCCGACGCCATCGCCTCGAACGCCTTCGTCACCACCACCCTTTGCGCCGCAACCGCGGGTCTGGCATGGGCGCTCATCGAATGGATCTGCAAGGGCAAGCCAAGTGTTCTCGGTTTCTGCTCGGGCATCGTCGCCGGTCTCGTGGTCATCACTCCAGCCGCTGGCTTCGTGACCTCCACCTCCTCGGTCATCATGGGCGTCATCGCCGGTGTGGTTCCCTTCCTCGCGGTGGCTTACCTCAAGCAAATGCTTGGATATGACGACGCTCTCGACACCTTCGGTGTTCACGGTGTCGGTGGAACTCTCGGAGCCATCCTTACGGGTGTCTTCGCGGATGAGAAAGCCAACTCGGTGGTCGCCGGACTCAAGAACGGCCTCATCGTCGAGCAACTCAAGGCTGTCGGCCTCACCATCGTCTGGAGCGTGGTCGCCACCGCCATCATCGCCTACATCGTGAAAGCGGTGATCGGCCTCCG
Protein-coding regions in this window:
- a CDS encoding ATP-dependent DNA ligase, whose protein sequence is MIEVRFKRGLYLPELDLWLDPWDAKPRAFVSHAHADHFARHESALCSEVTAALVHKRFHLAESRIEAVSFHVPVVRDGFRLRLLPAGHISGSAMLHITRIKDNASLLYTGDFKTRRGRTAESVNFLNADTLILETTFGLPNYEFPGSMEIEAGILRFVHDAFADGETPVLFGYALGKAQEALALLTEHGIPALLHPTVAAMTRACREVGVETLPEPVEFDGHAPPGHVVIAPPSTIRSKLLRGLKSKRTAMLTGWAMQKGAKFRYSVDEIFPLSDHADHTGLLECIQRVRPKRILTVHGFAREFARELRAKGMEAWCAMGDDQLELSINQAAQRGGGSGTTRHIRAICTLADFGDLCRLIGETSSRVSKTEYIATYLRGLTTEQELSLSAIWLTGQALPGKPGQATLRFSDAGIRHALLSLPSVREERYREISHAQSDTARTARLVLQEIQIRPEPLDLAGLETFFQTLLATASDLDRISLLAARLSTLHPVESETIVRLLTGDLRVGLKAEHIEDAIAAVFKLDSASVRDAHMLSGDIGETILLAKHGRLAEAGLRVGIPVKCMLASSPGHDETDTRPLFEKLPFPPPYWLEAKYDGIRAQLHKRGDEVTLFSRDLRPINARFPELVAAAGKISGDFILDGEIIAYTDGRKLKPRDLQKRQPPKQTSGDLFLTDKDLPPASPSRFIAFDLLWHQGADLLGQPLVERHLKLESLALAAPFETITIYAAENAAEIEATFKHSLQNNHEGLVAKDPSGIYLPGRRENSWIKLKGVMPTLDCVVVIARQRQGLRPDILTDYTFAIRDEISGKLCILGKTHSGLSDEETAELTAHFKRNTLRKEKLKHHVKPDIVLEIAFDAIIPSSRHDSGLALRFPRIKSIRRDKTLEDIDTLKSTKALV
- the mnmE gene encoding tRNA uridine-5-carboxymethylaminomethyl(34) synthesis GTPase MnmE; this translates as MHAISDPSRTTIVAIATPVGVGAVSLVRISGPRALQVADLATAGKASTSVPRAARYCHIRDENGEILDDGLLTVFRGPNSYTGEDSVEFTGHGGMLVTREVLSRFLACGATAAGPGEFTQRAFLNGKLDLTQAEGVMDLISAQTRLSLRAARSQLEGTLGRRTTEARDMLLETLAHLEAWIDFPEEDIDPQTGVLLRGRVGSVLAVVDSLLSTADQGRVLREGVRTVIFGEPNVGKSSLLNRLLGFERAIVSDIAGTTRDTIEEIINLHGIPLRLVDTAGMRESDDRIEAEGIQRTVRQIEAADLLLEIADASGPRPADAASPATSAKHILVLNKTDLGEHPSWAEVSAVRISCDKGDGFEQLSQAISDTLHFSEADWGEHAVAINARHQASLQMARTSLLAALALLEDLSGDQELAAIDLREALDALGEIPGKVDTEDLLGVIFSSFCIGK
- the hisC gene encoding histidinol-phosphate transaminase; the encoded protein is MTIDQYANRFVCDLVAYEPGKPIDETARELGLDPSQIVKVASNENPLGPSPLAKAAMREALEESHIYPDGGGYRLRSAIAGSFDMEISNIILGNGSNEIIELLCHTFLNRDAELIAAKHAFVVYKLMATLFGAKYVEVEDPGFLHDLDAMADAINENTRLVFIANPNNPTGTMVDQAAIDRFMARVPEHVIVVFDEAYYEFPDNPPDTLKYVREGRNVCVLRTFSKIHGLAALRVGYGLASKNVATLLQKARQPFNVNSIAQAGALAALADAEHIAKTRAVNSAGMAFYEKELAARGLEFVPSHANFLLVKTGEGDRVFRDMLKQGVIVRAMSSYKLPDWVRISIGTEEQNKRCLEVLDSVLAAAAV
- a CDS encoding xylulokinase encodes the protein MFLGLDSSTQSLTAVIIDPGSGEITCQLSVNFGSSLPEYGSPSGFIPGGRDGEVHANPLMWLDALDLLFTRLAAETDLSKIRMIAGSGQQHGSVYLDSTFDSRLAGLDISQNLSTQLSPSLTRATSPIWMDTSTGTECAEITSATGGPAAVCARSGSIAIERFTGPQIRRFYKTDPAAYGKTARIHLVSSFIASVIAGKSVPIDFGDGAGMNLLGLAKLGWDTELLAATAPDLGSKLLPPAPQTSVQGTVSPYFTKKYGISENCRTALFTGDNPASLVGMGATTPGNIVISLGTSDTFFAAMPGPKTDPNGFGHVFGNPAGGFMSLICFRNGSLAREALRDQLGLDWSAFDQPALAATSDAAGKNQMLPFYGPEITPRHDFTGPVLQGSAEFESAENPGLQVRALLEGQFLNMRLHSGWMGVKTERIRLTGGASKNDGIARLVADIFQAPVERLDVSNSAALGAALVAAAADGHDLEALQDVFCKASAGSTLQPDRSLAAVYDEALVKFETLLKANR
- a CDS encoding metallophosphoesterase, which encodes MPVVYFIILGIPLLSLAWWFWAHRRLKRLAAPAGIKWTLGLMVAVLLAGYVWVLLGRANTVTMPIPAVLYALVLLWGLIFLPFLGLPTMLVWAVGSIYKRLFNRKSTPLPSPIAEEPWTRRQLLGTLAITLPVVATYGTGAFSLPRMTRFRIRELTVALPDLPAALDGLRIAHVTDTHVGKFTKGRVLDEIVKATNGLDADLVLFTGDLIDNTIRDLPLAVHMLRQLRAKSGVYVIEGNHDLFDDAPAFEKGVRDAGITLLLNQMAAIEIAGVPVDLLGIVWNHGEEEMAADVDTVSALRRPGAFPILLAHHPHAFDRAAENGIPLTLAGHTHGGQMMLTHELGAGPLMFRYWSGLYRKADRALVVGNGTGNWFPLRVNAPAEIIHLTLRKA
- a CDS encoding ammonium transporter, which gives rise to MTAHAQEAATPPPAAEAAAPAAATPTLEERIADVEAYMNNVARPEKASGATSLVAGPGPGTNAWQMVSTALVLFMTLPGLALFYGGLVRRKNVLSVLAQCLGIACVVTPLWWLCGYSLSFGVDAKSAFIGDFSNMMFKGVEPGNVGAGYYWISDSMWAMFQLTFAIITPALIIGAIAERMKFAAIMAFVVIWMFAVYFPFAHMVWSTVGFMCGPLNPAAGIKAIDFAGGTVVHMTSGWSALVLCLILGKRKGLGKESMAPHSMVLCMVGTGMLWVGWYGFNAGSALGADAIASNAFVTTTLCAATAGLAWALIEWICKGKPSVLGFCSGIVAGLVVITPAAGFVTSTSSVIMGVIAGVVPFLAVAYLKQMLGYDDALDTFGVHGVGGTLGAILTGVFADEKANSVVAGLKNGLIVEQLKAVGLTIVWSVVATAIIAYIVKAVIGLRPSAEVEEAGLDLAEHGEQGYEH